From one Brevibacterium sp. 'Marine' genomic stretch:
- a CDS encoding GNAT family N-acetyltransferase — protein MEFRRTTRADFPLLARWLSSPRIARFWNHETTSEAIERDFGGSIDGSEPSFDFIVEDAGVPVGFIQRSAIWDYADEQRELIALADAPRDALTIDYFIGEVTATGKGIGTRMIREFTKLCFTDAAIAGSGPRSCHSCSGTSTRWPLIPVR, from the coding sequence GTGGAATTCCGACGGACGACCAGAGCCGACTTTCCGCTGCTCGCGCGATGGCTCAGTTCGCCCCGTATTGCGCGATTCTGGAACCACGAGACCACGTCGGAGGCGATCGAACGGGACTTCGGCGGCAGCATCGACGGCTCCGAACCGTCATTCGACTTCATCGTCGAGGACGCCGGGGTACCGGTCGGGTTCATCCAACGCAGTGCGATCTGGGATTATGCGGACGAGCAGCGGGAACTCATCGCTCTGGCCGACGCCCCGAGGGATGCGCTGACGATCGACTACTTCATCGGAGAGGTCACCGCGACAGGCAAGGGCATCGGCACACGAATGATCCGGGAGTTCACCAAACTCTGCTTCACTGATGCCGCCATCGCCGGTTCAGGGCCCCGCTCCTGTCATTCTTGTTCCGGAACCTCGACGAGGTGGCCCCTGATTCCCGTCAGGTAG
- a CDS encoding MmcQ/YjbR family DNA-binding protein yields MAHPQMFDDDDPMLERVRAIALGLPEAAEKISHGRPAFFTEKIFAHYGGTEKHAAGEMVQHPQALLVLLYPMDAEAVLEQPGSFVPMYLGPSGWVGLEIADLDDGEIRELLVDSYRNTASARLIKALDAQA; encoded by the coding sequence ATGGCGCATCCGCAGATGTTCGATGACGACGATCCGATGCTCGAGCGGGTCCGCGCGATCGCGCTGGGCCTGCCCGAGGCGGCCGAGAAGATCTCCCACGGCAGGCCGGCCTTCTTCACGGAGAAGATCTTCGCTCATTACGGCGGCACCGAGAAGCACGCCGCGGGGGAGATGGTGCAGCACCCGCAGGCACTGCTCGTCCTGCTCTATCCCATGGACGCCGAGGCGGTGCTCGAGCAGCCGGGCAGCTTCGTTCCCATGTACCTGGGGCCCTCCGGGTGGGTCGGCCTGGAAATCGCCGACCTCGATGACGGGGAGATCCGAGAACTGCTCGTCGATTCGTACCGGAACACCGCCTCGGCGAGGTTGATCAAGGCGCTCGACGCTCAGGCGTGA
- a CDS encoding aldo/keto reductase: protein MANFSDYTTPAFIPTIDLNDGRAIPHLGLGIYAMKGEEGIDAIDAGIDNGYRLLDTAVNYENEREVGQAIVNNGIPREELFVTSKIPGRHHGFDEAIASTEESLARLGLDYLDLHLIHWPNPSVGKYVETWEGLIELRDRGLVKSIGVSNFTAEMLTELTEKTGVAPAVNQVELHPYFPQTELVAFHKSIGVQTESWSPLYRDQGLFDEAPIAEAAAAHGVTPAQVVLRWHIEIGSIPIPKSTNFDRQRSNADVFEFELTPSEVAAISALERGRMKGRDPLTHEEM, encoded by the coding sequence ATGGCCAACTTCTCTGACTACACCACTCCAGCCTTCATCCCCACCATCGACCTCAACGACGGGCGTGCGATTCCGCACCTCGGGCTCGGCATCTACGCGATGAAGGGCGAGGAGGGCATCGACGCGATCGATGCGGGCATCGACAACGGCTACCGCCTCCTCGATACCGCGGTGAACTACGAGAACGAGCGCGAGGTCGGTCAGGCCATCGTGAACAACGGCATCCCACGCGAGGAACTGTTCGTCACGAGCAAGATCCCCGGTCGCCACCACGGCTTCGACGAAGCCATCGCCAGCACCGAGGAATCGCTGGCCCGACTCGGCCTCGACTATCTCGACCTCCACCTCATCCACTGGCCCAACCCCAGCGTCGGCAAGTACGTCGAGACCTGGGAGGGCCTCATCGAGCTGCGCGATCGCGGGCTCGTGAAGTCCATCGGCGTCTCGAACTTCACTGCCGAAATGCTCACCGAACTGACCGAGAAGACCGGAGTCGCCCCGGCCGTCAACCAGGTCGAGCTGCACCCGTACTTCCCGCAGACCGAGCTCGTGGCGTTCCACAAGTCGATCGGCGTGCAGACCGAGAGTTGGTCCCCGCTCTACCGTGACCAGGGGCTGTTCGACGAAGCCCCCATCGCCGAGGCGGCCGCCGCCCATGGCGTGACCCCGGCCCAGGTGGTTCTGCGCTGGCATATCGAGATCGGGAGCATCCCGATCCCGAAATCGACGAACTTCGACCGTCAACGCTCCAATGCCGATGTCTTCGAGTTCGAACTCACCCCCTCCGAGGTGGCGGCCATCTCCGCGCTCGAGCGCGGTCGGATGAAGGGCCGGGATCCGCTCACCCACGAAGAGATGTGA
- a CDS encoding PadR family transcriptional regulator codes for MAAETPEEREWLDHRVDSWVETYKKSMLTPVTLSLVAAHQPAEISTIAEAVTAATGWQITERGLYRTIKRLQDSGLLVSTAVDAPRTGAKRKLLSLTALGASYLTGIRGHLVEVPEQE; via the coding sequence GTGGCGGCCGAAACCCCGGAAGAGCGCGAATGGCTCGATCACCGCGTCGACTCCTGGGTCGAGACCTATAAGAAGTCGATGCTCACTCCGGTCACGCTCTCACTCGTCGCCGCGCATCAGCCGGCCGAGATCTCGACCATCGCCGAAGCGGTCACCGCCGCCACCGGCTGGCAGATCACCGAGCGCGGCCTCTATCGCACGATCAAGAGGCTGCAGGATTCCGGACTCCTGGTCAGCACGGCCGTCGATGCCCCGCGAACCGGAGCAAAGCGCAAACTGCTCTCCCTGACCGCGCTGGGAGCGAGCTACCTGACGGGAATCAGGGGCCACCTCGTCGAGGTTCCGGAACAAGAATGA
- a CDS encoding sodium:solute symporter family protein encodes MSPLWLIGALAAYFLILLGVSLYKRRTDTETDYFLGGNTMPAWMLAMAFVATWYGGNSALISVDEANTQGMGSWWVLGGPTVIAVIALFALGPIIRRAGMLSQDGIMTSRYNKTAGTVLSIVTAIYLIVWGASQMVALGLFFMVFFEISFAWGVAVAIAFSLAYAMIGGFRAVVLTETAQFGFFLLGLIVTFVGAVIVSGGPDAIIQTIEAKRDAAFLNLWEGFGPNLGYVIAFGLAFTIDPAAWQRLQATRSPKEARKVTVHAMIYFLPLYFLVVFAGIASIAAFNEPPEQGLVATLATSHFLPIFGVIVFIGIAAAIMSTICTTLNLSSLYLTELTTKALRRDVAEKQKVWIARGATLLAAVIGFVVAVQLPSALTLLALASEMLAAGVFFPLVLGFFWRRANSAGAIASIIGGGGFILYGFLIELGIALPSFWGEGSVTRVLIGLGISFVLYVSVSLSTSAEFAKADEFVGRSRGNSAGSAAAPGLNGPGEGVQGHEPNTVNTDLSR; translated from the coding sequence GTGTCTCCCTTGTGGCTCATAGGCGCGCTCGCCGCCTACTTTCTCATCCTCCTCGGTGTGTCCCTGTACAAGAGACGCACCGACACAGAAACCGACTATTTTCTGGGCGGCAACACGATGCCCGCCTGGATGCTGGCCATGGCGTTCGTCGCCACGTGGTACGGCGGAAACTCAGCTCTCATCTCCGTCGACGAGGCGAATACGCAGGGTATGGGCTCATGGTGGGTTCTCGGCGGACCCACTGTCATCGCCGTGATCGCACTGTTCGCTCTGGGACCGATCATCCGGCGTGCGGGAATGTTGTCCCAGGACGGGATCATGACCTCGCGATATAACAAGACCGCCGGGACCGTGCTCTCCATCGTCACCGCGATCTATCTCATCGTGTGGGGAGCGAGCCAGATGGTCGCGCTCGGTCTCTTCTTCATGGTCTTCTTCGAGATCAGCTTCGCCTGGGGTGTGGCTGTGGCCATCGCCTTTTCACTCGCCTATGCGATGATCGGCGGGTTCCGAGCCGTCGTGCTCACCGAGACCGCGCAGTTCGGCTTCTTCCTGCTCGGGCTCATCGTCACTTTCGTCGGCGCCGTCATCGTCTCCGGCGGACCGGATGCGATCATCCAGACGATCGAGGCGAAACGCGATGCAGCGTTCCTCAACCTGTGGGAAGGCTTCGGTCCGAACCTCGGCTATGTCATCGCCTTCGGTTTGGCGTTCACCATCGATCCCGCCGCTTGGCAGCGCCTGCAGGCGACGAGGTCCCCAAAGGAGGCGCGGAAGGTCACGGTGCATGCGATGATCTACTTCCTGCCGCTGTACTTCCTCGTCGTCTTTGCCGGAATTGCATCGATCGCGGCTTTCAACGAGCCGCCGGAGCAGGGTCTCGTAGCCACCTTGGCCACCAGCCACTTCCTGCCGATTTTCGGCGTCATCGTATTCATCGGCATCGCGGCAGCGATCATGTCGACGATCTGCACCACTCTCAACCTGTCTTCGCTCTACCTCACCGAACTGACGACGAAGGCTCTGCGCCGCGACGTCGCGGAGAAGCAGAAGGTGTGGATCGCACGAGGCGCGACGCTGCTGGCGGCGGTCATCGGCTTCGTCGTCGCCGTGCAGCTGCCGAGCGCACTGACGCTTCTCGCGCTGGCCTCCGAGATGCTGGCGGCGGGAGTCTTCTTCCCACTCGTCCTCGGCTTCTTCTGGCGGCGCGCGAACTCCGCCGGGGCCATCGCCTCGATCATCGGCGGCGGAGGTTTCATCCTCTACGGGTTCCTTATCGAACTCGGCATCGCCCTGCCGTCGTTCTGGGGAGAAGGCTCGGTGACGCGGGTGCTCATCGGCCTTGGCATCAGCTTCGTCCTCTACGTGTCAGTATCGCTGTCGACCTCTGCCGAATTCGCCAAGGCCGACGAATTCGTCGGCCGCAGCCGTGGCAATTCCGCAGGATCGGCTGCCGCACCAGGGCTCAACGGACCCGGAGAGGGGGTCCAGGGCCATGAGCCGAACACTGTGAACACGGATTTGTCGCGATAG
- a CDS encoding aromatic amino acid lyase, translating to MIDTAAACTREEFPGEDLVLGLEPATLEQLIDVARFRRRIRLAPEIEGHCAKSRAWLDDVIARMRAGEPVEAIYSVNTGFGSLAGRQAFPSADDAAELSRRLILADASGLGRIVDEEVVRATMFIRVVSLTQGYSAIQWALVEGLVAMLNADVWPAVPEYGSLGASGDLIPLAHIALVLTTAPDGSDEPENSGEAILDGRVVSGHEAMAAAGLKRIPVGAKDGLALLNGTSFSLAQTALAAWDVQGALHTAEVTACLSIEALLGFGDAFIAELHEARGQKGQIQVAERMRGYISDSQLTTGDRDNDPQRQPPQDAYSLRCVPQVFGPIADTLDFAFGIIEREINAATDNPLVFPDLDRDLKAVSGGNFHAEYVAFAADFLSIAATEIGNITERRIFRLDDGTLNRGLPDMLVDSDQVGLDCGFMLPQYLAAALVSDCKTLAHPDSVDSIPTSANQEDHVSMANNAGRHLRQIVANVEVVVGVELLMSVQALELRVQAGRPGGTAVSESDLSTTAQKVSAMLRSTPDEQGKMIAHLTRDVVLYPQVRTAASLVKQRAVLTAAHS from the coding sequence GTGATCGATACCGCAGCAGCCTGCACCCGGGAGGAGTTCCCCGGAGAGGATCTCGTCCTCGGCCTCGAACCTGCCACGCTGGAGCAGCTCATCGATGTGGCGCGGTTCCGCCGGCGTATTCGCCTGGCACCGGAGATCGAAGGCCATTGCGCCAAGTCACGTGCTTGGCTCGACGACGTCATTGCGCGCATGCGCGCGGGAGAGCCCGTCGAAGCGATCTACTCCGTCAACACCGGATTCGGTTCATTGGCCGGACGCCAAGCTTTCCCCTCTGCCGATGATGCTGCCGAACTCTCCCGGCGCCTTATCCTCGCCGATGCTTCCGGTCTCGGCCGAATCGTTGACGAAGAGGTCGTGCGAGCGACGATGTTCATCCGCGTCGTCTCGCTCACTCAGGGCTATTCGGCAATCCAATGGGCGCTCGTGGAAGGTCTGGTTGCCATGCTCAACGCCGATGTGTGGCCGGCCGTTCCCGAATACGGGTCGCTGGGCGCTTCCGGAGACCTCATCCCGTTGGCCCATATCGCGCTCGTGCTCACCACCGCTCCAGATGGCAGTGACGAACCGGAGAACTCAGGGGAAGCGATCCTTGACGGCCGTGTCGTGTCCGGGCACGAAGCAATGGCTGCCGCTGGCCTCAAACGAATTCCTGTTGGGGCCAAAGACGGACTAGCACTCCTCAATGGGACCTCATTCTCACTCGCCCAGACCGCGCTCGCCGCTTGGGATGTGCAAGGTGCTCTCCACACCGCCGAGGTGACCGCCTGCCTGTCGATCGAAGCACTGCTGGGATTCGGCGACGCATTCATCGCCGAACTGCACGAAGCACGTGGACAGAAGGGGCAGATCCAAGTCGCCGAACGGATGCGCGGGTACATCAGTGACTCGCAGCTGACGACCGGTGACCGGGACAACGACCCGCAGCGTCAACCACCTCAAGATGCCTATTCGTTGCGATGCGTGCCTCAGGTGTTCGGCCCGATCGCGGATACCCTCGATTTCGCCTTCGGAATCATTGAGCGGGAGATCAACGCGGCGACGGACAATCCATTGGTCTTCCCCGACCTCGACCGCGACCTCAAAGCGGTCTCGGGAGGAAATTTCCACGCCGAGTACGTGGCCTTTGCGGCAGACTTCCTCTCGATTGCGGCCACCGAGATCGGCAATATCACCGAACGGCGGATCTTCCGCCTTGATGACGGCACGCTCAATCGGGGACTGCCGGACATGCTCGTCGACTCCGACCAGGTCGGTCTCGACTGTGGATTCATGCTCCCGCAGTACCTCGCAGCCGCACTTGTCTCCGACTGCAAGACTCTGGCTCACCCTGATTCTGTTGACTCGATCCCCACTTCGGCGAATCAAGAGGACCATGTGTCGATGGCGAACAACGCCGGTCGGCATCTGCGGCAGATCGTTGCCAACGTGGAAGTCGTCGTCGGCGTCGAACTCCTCATGTCGGTGCAGGCACTCGAACTGAGAGTGCAGGCCGGCCGACCCGGCGGCACTGCGGTCTCGGAATCCGACCTGTCGACGACGGCGCAGAAGGTGTCGGCGATGCTGCGGTCGACGCCCGACGAGCAGGGCAAGATGATTGCCCACCTCACCCGCGACGTCGTTCTCTATCCGCAGGTGCGCACAGCCGCGTCGTTGGTCAAGCAGCGTGCGGTTCTCACGGCTGCCCACAGTTAA
- a CDS encoding PDR/VanB family oxidoreductase: MTATTHGSPAIGDFDGIDLDMLISQGFRPVPVSGVRTLTPEVLGIDLSPAEASAGSAPGSHLEVAVPLPNGLAIRHYSLLAGPADSLHVAVLRERHGRGGSAWLHENIASCTSLLVRGPRDTFGYEGSGPAYFVAGGIGITPLTAMIATAVAAGRDWHLLYVGRRQESMAFADSLVDEYGPERVTIHITEAAGRPDVVSAAEEWASLRDEPTTVYTCGPVPLMRALEIGFEHRPGISVVSEDFDEDSEQTAPARSAPRAGGTTSASQTGNDTTASDATEVKAEGTDDDFVVELGDGSEIDVPAGCTIIDALNKAGVRTLSSCQKGTCGTCETVILDGQADHRDSVLSAEEHAAQETMMICVSRACGKRISLDL, translated from the coding sequence ATGACGGCGACCACGCACGGCAGCCCGGCGATCGGTGATTTCGACGGTATCGACCTCGACATGCTCATCAGCCAGGGGTTTCGCCCCGTGCCCGTCAGCGGTGTCCGCACGCTCACTCCCGAGGTTCTCGGAATCGATCTCTCCCCCGCCGAGGCGTCTGCCGGTTCCGCTCCCGGCTCTCATCTCGAGGTGGCAGTCCCTCTGCCGAACGGGCTGGCGATCCGCCACTACTCGCTCCTGGCCGGTCCGGCCGACTCCCTGCATGTCGCAGTGCTGCGGGAGCGCCACGGTCGCGGCGGATCCGCCTGGCTGCACGAGAACATTGCCTCATGCACGTCCCTGCTCGTCCGCGGCCCTCGTGACACATTCGGCTACGAAGGGAGCGGCCCCGCGTACTTCGTCGCCGGTGGCATCGGCATCACCCCGCTGACTGCGATGATCGCCACGGCCGTCGCGGCTGGTCGAGACTGGCATCTGCTCTACGTCGGTCGTCGACAGGAATCGATGGCCTTCGCAGACTCTCTCGTCGACGAATATGGACCAGAAAGAGTGACGATCCACATCACCGAGGCGGCAGGACGACCCGATGTGGTATCTGCCGCAGAGGAGTGGGCGTCGCTCCGCGACGAGCCGACCACCGTGTACACCTGCGGCCCTGTTCCCCTGATGCGGGCACTCGAAATCGGCTTCGAGCACCGCCCGGGCATTTCAGTGGTCAGTGAGGACTTCGACGAAGACAGTGAGCAGACCGCACCGGCGCGGTCTGCTCCGCGAGCCGGCGGCACCACCTCGGCGAGTCAGACCGGCAACGATACGACGGCATCCGATGCAACCGAGGTCAAGGCCGAGGGAACCGACGACGACTTCGTCGTCGAGCTCGGGGACGGCTCCGAAATCGATGTGCCGGCCGGCTGCACGATCATCGACGCCCTCAACAAGGCGGGCGTGCGCACCTTGAGCTCGTGCCAGAAGGGCACGTGCGGCACCTGTGAAACCGTCATCCTCGACGGGCAGGCCGATCATCGGGATTCGGTGCTCTCTGCCGAGGAACATGCGGCGCAGGAGACGATGATGATCTGTGTCTCCCGCGCCTGCGGCAAACGGATCTCCCTCGACCTCTGA